The genomic stretch TTTTGCTAATAAAACAGTAGAGGAAGAAATTAATTGCAGTGTTCAGCAGCGCCAACATATTGGCGATGTCCGACACAATATGGACCAGCCAGCTGTTGTTTATAGGAGACACGTAGAGGTGATACAGTATCATGATTATTCTTGGTGCCCACAGTATGGCAAAAATAGAAGTTATAGTAAACAAGATGGCTGTTGTTTTCCCCGTGGAGTACCCGCGCAGGCGGAAATTGCTCTTTCGCCGCAGCTTGTACACGATGATGGAGTTCAGGATGAAGAAGATGGAGCAGGGCACCAGGTACACAGTGAAGCAGTGCACCCAGATGAGGACGTGGTGCACGGATGTGCTGATGTAGTCCTCAATCCAGATGTTGGGCCACCAGTAGTAGGGGATGCTGGTGAGGAAGCAGGTGATGTAGACGCTGACGATGACCTTGCGGGTGCGCGCAGGGTAGGAAACTGTGTGGTACCTGAGGGGGTGGCACACGGCGATGTAGCGGTCGATGGTCAGCGGCACTGTGATCCAAATCGACGTGTGGATGGAAGAAAACTCCAAAACCTCAATTATTTTGTCCAGTACCTGAGGCATCTGTTTGTTTAAGATGAAGTCTTCCATGAGGAAGTCAACAAAGACGATGAAGAAGAGAACCAGGATGTCAGCAGCAGCTAGAGCTAGAAGGTAATTATAGGAGGACTTCTGCCTGCGAGCTACAAGCTGGGAGAGGATGATGACTGTCAAGATGTTTGCTGTGGAGAAAGAAACACAGAGTTAGGCTATTAAGATGTAACATCAGGTTTTCTGAGCACTTCCTTGAAGTTGTTCAAGCATTTGACAATATGGCCACCTTAATAAAGTTCAAgaaaccaaaaggaaaatacCCCAGTCTGGTCTCTCAGAGAAGCTGTTGCAAAGACAGAAGCATGTGGCCCTGCTTTCATCTGTGGAATCCACCCCCTGAGCAGGGGTTGCGGGGACTCCTGTCTGAGCACACAAAGGGAGTGGTAGCAGGAGAAAAAAGCTCACTGACACATTTATTCTTCTTTCCCACCTTGCTTTTTGCACTTTTTCATATAACAAGGGATGAATGAGAAGGGTagtttatatttatatagaatataaaCAGCCTTCGTAGTACTTGAGAGAATTGCTGGAACACTAAGGTGTAGCCAAATTTTAACTACTTCCTCTTGTTTACTAGAACTTACTGTGCAATCttgaattggaaaaaaataaaaattcctatTATTACTACTATCAGTTTGGCTAGAACGAGACAGACAAGATTGTTCCCATCAGAGGCTGGCATCACTTGGCTAGAATACTTGAAGAAGTGCTTAAAAATCAGAGATCTGGTTTACTGTACAAGTGACTGCCAAATGCTTGTAGTTGATACTTTCCCAAGTTCTGTAAATCACTTCTTCTGGGCATTCAGTGCTTCAAACATTTCTGCCAGCTTTGATGGATTTCCCAAAACAAATCAACAATAATTGTAAAGATTCCTTTAAaccagagaaaaaggaaggtgGTAACATAAAGGTAATGACAGTCTAGGACATGTCCTACAACTGAAAATGCttgttttaaaaactgttttacTTGGCACTGAAAAAACTTCCTCCTTCATGAATGCCTTCAAAGCCTGCTGTCTGGGAGCAGATTTCTGCCACCAGGGAAATGAACTGCAGCAGACTGAATGATCTTGACTAACAGCCCTCACCTATTTCTGTGTTAACTGAATGTATTAATGTTgttattggaaaaaaatactaaacCAAACATGACAATCAACTGACTCTTTtcctatattaaaaaaaaaaaaaagagagaaagaagcaTGATCTTTCCAATGGTTCTGTCTCAAATTGCCTTCAGGGGAATTTTCCCAATTCTGTCCTCCATTAACGTGAATGCAACTGCATTGATTTCAGCTCAGTGCAGACGTGGGAGACAAGAGGTGATACAGGCAGAACTGCTGTGTCATTTTTCACTTCCTTGCTGAGAAATgcctctgctgtgcctgctgatGAGCTCTGGAGATGCAGTGAGTGATGTACTGTCAAGGAAATCCTCGAGCTGGAGTGTTTATCATggctctgcagccactgctggttTTGGCCAGCCAGGCTGACTGGCTCAGCTTCACAGATATTGGATGTGACCCATGGGGTGCATCTTCTCTTTAAATCCTCTGGATTTGACTcatgccagccccagcagctggagccagtGAGCAGCAGGGGGATGTCTGAAGGCCCTGGTCCCTGCTGGTAACTCTGCCTgagtgccagagcagctcctgcaggggtgCTGAAGCCATGCCGTGTGCAGGtacagcagccctgctcctcacacGTTCCATCTATtgcagggctcctgctgcttgCTTCTAACCCCACTCTGGTTTGCCACAGGAGCGGATTTATGAGCAGTCTCTTGTACCCTTTGCCCCTCTTGGACCCTCTCTCAGTGTTCCCAGCCACAGCAGTGTGCTGAAATGCAAGTTATTTATCTAAGGCCAGCAAGGCTTGCTTGGTGAGGCAGATTAGAAAACTGATCTGACAAAGTACACATGAGATCTacccaatttttttctgcaagggTTACTTGTGTTACTTGTGTTACTTGTGTCTTGCACTGGAAACACTTTCTCTGGGATCACATTAGAGTTTTTTTCTTGCTGGATGATGTGAAATATAGTAAAACCATTTACTTTGTGAAAGCAGACACATTCTGGGGTGCAGCAGAAAGTTGCCAGTATGCCAGTGTCTTAGCACAGGGTCTGTGAGTACTTTTCCTGCTGCAAACTTTAGGGAAAGTGTGGATGAGCTATGGATACCTCAGTCCTTTATCCATTTCCTAGCCAGTGTTTAGTTGGTCCTTGGTGCGTCCTCAAACAGTATCTAAAGCTCAGTAAAATGGGAGGTGGGTGGGCACACCACTCTGTGACCAACTGTGTCCTCGTGCCAGTCTCTCAGTAACTCCTGAGTGTCCTCAgtgtgctgctctcctgtgggCAAAAATTACCCCTGGGGGTGAAAGTAGATAGAAGAGTATTTGTGACCATATTTTAACCCTGCTGACACTAATTCTTGCAGTAGCATGGTAGTCTGTAATAAGAACTATGGcagagatgatgatgatgatggagatataaaaatatttgtctctGCTGTAATTACATACAGCTGCTGGATAGGTCAGCACCCCTAAACTGTCCTGGATGGTACTCTGCCCATTTCTTGCAGAGTATTTTCTAGATGCTAAGTGGTTAAGATCATTTGAATTTGAAAGAGATTGATCACTGTGCTGGGAGATGATTAGGGGATGACAGATGGGAATTTATGCCAGCatcacttgctgcagtgcagtAGTCTGAATTTATAAATATCTGTTTGAGAACCAGGGCTTGATTGGGGACTAGCCGGCTGAAGCcttgaggtgctgctggcagattTAGCAGCAACTGTACAAAATGGCAGTCTCAATTCTTTCCCTCCAGGCATGAGGACATGAGACATTTGAGACACAGCATCCAAAGGTCTCTGATACCCAAACACCTTTGTTCCAGGCTGCCCCAAACAAGGCAACCTTCTAATTCAGCCAGGCTTCATCACAGGACACCTACATGCCTCCTTTGACATCTCTTCTGACTTTATCAGCTTCTGAGTACAAACTGCAGCACCAAAATTCACACCATTGAGGTCCTTTGTGTCTGAGAGGAATCTTCCTTTAGGAGTAACTTTGGTCCCTGTgtgggtttgggtttatttcccatagcaaagctgtgctgcagagcctgggcagtCCTCTGTGCCTCAAAGCAGtgcctgtgccccagggcacagtTTTACCCCAGTTCTCATTTCATGGATTGCAGCCATCACTCAAACAGTGTCTAAACATGGCCTTTGCAGGGGATTTAAAAGCTCCTAAATAGGCATAGTTCTGGGCTttatttgtgggttttgttttgttgtttttttgttttttttaaattgagagCACTTTGCACGTACACAGCAGCCTGTGCAGTCAAGTGGCCTTTacagcacaagcagcagctccctgcattGGGAACAAGGTGGTCCTGTAGTTCAGCAGTTCAGCTTTATAAACTACCTACATGAGGAGCCACGAGTGCTGCTCACTGAGCATGATAAACATGAGGTCATGGAATATAATGGACAGCTTTTACCCAACACAGTTGTTGCTAGGATCACCACAAATTATTGTGTGATGTGTGAAACTTCTCTGCAGGCTTAGCAATGGTCACCTGACTGGCACAGAGACAGCTTACAAATGGGAAATTTTAAGttgcttcagaaaaaaatgttagtAACACCTCCTTCTCAGATTTAAGAACTCCAAGAATGTAAGTACAATATGCtaaaaaaaagctgtgaaaaaagGGATGTTCTGGCTTGATGGGAATAGATGATTTCCTCTAAGCTAGGAGGCAATATTCAAATGTAAACAGGTACTGTGTCTAGCAGGCTGATCTGACCATGGTTCCTAACACAGCTGCTCACCAATAGCTACCAGACTGGAGATGAGGATGGCATTCAGCCCTTATTTTGTCTGGGAGCTCTCTGGAGAAGCTGATGACAATGGGTGATTTCTGACAAAGGTGCTACATAACAGAAgttattaacaaaaaaaaaaaaaacccaaacaagaaTACTGTGGCAATGTAAATACATAATAATTACTCATGTTGGCTATAGCTGGTCGTGTGATCTTTTTAAATGACCTCTGGATGCTGTTTGCCCTTAAAGAAGAGAGTGGGTCCACATTTTCCTCTTACAACCAATGTAAATCAAACTCAGCACTAGAGCAGATGGGGACAGACTGAACAGTGCTTCAGTTTGTTCCTCTTTATTATCATATCCTGAGTTCCTTCCTTAAACTGTTGTGAAGCATAAAGGGATACTTTATAGAATATAATTAGTGCAATACAAATTTTGTCTTCCCAGGGAGTTCCTGTGAGGATTGATTTTCgaaaataaatggatttatttGTTGTTCAGCTGTCTGAGTGCTGtcaaacagcacacagcaaGGCACCCCATGAGGGAAGAGCTGTCAGCTTCTGCTAGTGCCTGCACCATCTCCCAGGGAATGGAGAGGGGATATATGCAGAACATCATAAAACTATGGTAGGCATGGATGCAGGATTGCTACTGGAGATTTCACATCTTGTACGAAAGCCCTTGTGTGGCTTGTGCTTAGAAAATCCCATGTGCAGGGCCAGACCATGCCAGTTCTGAGGGTGGAAGAGAACCTGGAGGTAGAGGATGCCCAAGCTCCTGCCCAGGACAGCCCAAAGTCCCTCCTGTGTGCAGGAGCCCGGGTTAGCTACTGCCAGGGAAAACCCAGCACGGCCCTGTGCTTACAAGTCACAAGTGAATGAGACAGTCACTGCCAGAGGCCACAGTCTGACAATGAAATCTGGCCTCTGGGGCCATTTTTCTCACTGACAGCATTTATTAGCTGAGATGGCTCTGGGGAAGGATGCAGTGAATGAGGaactctgctctgcagctggcactAGCCCTCAGTGGGTCACAGAGGCCAGAGAAGGATTTCAGTCCAGAACAAGCACTTTCCTCACTGTTGGAGGGCATAGacacagcactggcacagagctgccaggggctgATACTCCctctgagccaggctggagTGCAGCAGCTTGTCTGGCAGAAAGGTGTCATTGCATTGGGCTGCTTTTGGCTCTCCCAGACCACTGGAGGTTTCCTGGAGTATTCTGTATTAAACAGGGCTCTTTCTGCAGTATGAGAATGGCCCAGAAGAAACATTGGGCTAGGATGTGGGGAGGTCTGCTTTGGGCTCACTGGGGCCACATGTGTGTGAATGTGATAGGGATCTGGTTCTCCTCTTGCCATCTTCACCCTCTTGTCCACCTTTCCTGAGATGGACCTGCAGAGCAGAAAGTCTCTAAAGAATCCCAGACATTCCTCCTGCCACTCCAAAGCCTTATTCAGAGGTACCCACACAAGGATAAAAATGTCTAAAATTAACATCTCAAAGTCCAACCTTGCATCTTGCTACCAGAGCAGTACAGCTTTCTAATGGAAACTGGTGCTGGGAACAGAAAAAGTGATCTGCAAAATGATGCAGAAACCATAAAAGGAATTTGGTTATTCATGCAATGCATCTGGACAGACAGGGATTTTCAAGGTAATTTGGGTGTCTCATTTGGCAGGTGTCTGTGCCTTCTAAATGTGGGCTGTCAGTGCAGTGTAAGGGGTCTCAAGCTGAGTAACTCGAGCTCCAGGGTGACAAAACCATTCTACCCTTTTGATACCAAATGCCAAAGTACTGAGGCAGGTGCCAAAGGTGTTTCATGGGATGACTGGGATGGAGAGAGGATGTGATTTCATAAGGACATTGCTATGAATTCTTTACTGAACATGAATAATTAAGAGGATTTTACCTTTGATTGTGGTTTTGCTAAAATAAACCAGTCTTTATGTCTTCCTAAAGCATTAGGTAATGCAATAGGAGCCCATGCTTGCAAACCCCATGGCCAAGCTTTCTCAGAGACAATGCCAATTTTACACAGTATGCAGGAAATTACAGACTTTGTAAAACCACTGCAGTTTGGCTTTATTCCCCCACGGAGAATATACTGCATCCCCACTAGATACATCACTCTTCAGTGTGCTATTCAGGACATTGAAGAAAACACACTTGGAGTGAACAAATATGTGAGAAATATCCTGGTCTGATGTAACTGACTGACAGGTGATTTGTCTTGAGACCCAAAGCAACCTCTAGAGCACCTGTCCACACAGGCAATACTCCATATGATGGACAAGATGGAGAGGATTAATGACTGTACATTGCAGGGACTCTGTTTCAGGTGCTAGAAGGGAAGATTTCAGCGTTACAACAGGCaagcttctcttttcttccatgGATAGGgggataaaattatttttggtcATCTTCTGGTCCTGCTTGGCTGCCTGCACTTCATTCTCTCTGCACAACCACACTGGGGTCCTGAGAGGCAACTAATATCACCTTCTGCAATGAAGTCACCCCAAGAACAGCACCAAGGACACTCCAGACATTGGGTTTTAGTATCTCTTAGTACATATCTGTattctgcaaaatgaaaagtGATTTGTGTGTATGCCCTCCTGTGCTCAAGGAGTGAATTTTggctctctttccttttctggtgTCTCAAAGCTAACGAGAAAAGAGATTTTAGGCTCAGAAAGACCACCTGAAACAGCAGGTGGAAGCTCTTGTGGGCAGGGATTGCTTTGCCCTTGGTGTGTGaaagcagagcacacagcccaCCAGGACATCTCAGAGTTGTTTGTTTGCCCACACCAAATTGTGACGTGTGTGGTTAAAGGCCTTCTGCTGGCTTGTTTCTGCTGATTCACCCCATTTCACAGAAGGGAACagaaggaggatgaggaggagagaACTAAGTCAGGGGGTGGATGAAGAACAGCAGGATATCAGACTGCCTGGTGCTTCTGAATGTTTTGACTTCTTAACAACTGGGGGCTCTGCATTACCCACCTACCGTGGAAACTGGCTGTGCTCTCTCTTTTGTGTCGTTGTCATTTCAAGGAAAAATGTACTTTGGAGTTTTTCCTTTCCAATCTATTTTAGCAGCCTGCCATGCAAGGTTGTGCACTTCATAGTCTGCTGAGCCTCCCAAATATGGCACCTCATTATCATTACAGCCCTGACAGTGCTGCTTCCTACTGACGTGGCAGAAGAAATCCAAAGTTAGCAATTGCACTCTGTCTAGTGGCATCCAAAATGTACAATCAACTTCTCCACAATCCATGCATTAGCATGGATTCAGCCACATGCTGCCTTTCAGGCTGCAGGATTCTAGCAGCTACAAAATCTACATATGTACTGGCCAAAAGAAATCAATCCCATCTGCACACCTTGCTGTCACCAGTTCTGTGCAGGAACAGAATGAATCTATTACTTTTCATAATGGTTTTTCTCTCCTAAAGAACAAGCACTCATTTTACTATAGGAAATGACTCATTTTAAGCATGTTAGCAGCAGTTTTGTTCCCCTCTGTCCAGTACTGCTACTGTAAATGAGCTGTAATGCCTTTCAGTTGCTCCAATAGCCAAGCTAAAGTTCAGGCAACCTATTTGTCCCCTTTTTACTAGGATGCAATGTACTGGCCTTGTGTCCAATTCAGATTTTAAGTCAGAGAATGTATGGCCTTTGAGTAAAAAGGGGTGGTTGAATCAGGTCTCAGGAGGGTTTGGTTCTTATTCACTAATGAGCAGCAGAAGAGTGCTGTTGTTTCAAGGTCATAACTCTACATTGTCACAACTCTCCCACTCATATTTTCAGATCTTCCTTTAGCACTTCTATTTTTCAGGTGTGCTGCTATGAGAAAGGCTATTTATCCAGGTGTTGGAAATGGTCTCTTTAATCAGAAGCCTGTACTGTGATTGCAGAAGAATACACTTGGCAGCAGATGGCAAGAATCCAAAAGGAGTCAGACACCTCAcagtgctgtgtgctctgtgtaCACCTCCCTCTGCCTGCTTTGGCATTTACTTCTACTACACACCACGTGAGTCACCCACAAACATTGCTGGCTGTGCCCCTTTCTGCTCGTGGGCCAGCTGGGTcacagctgtggcacagggacagcaatgCCCTCCAGGTCCTGTTCCCCCACACAGCTGAGgggtgcagggagcacagctgggctgctgcatgGTGGTGGTCTCTGATCAGGGACGCTCAGCCCACCAACAGCACCTGCCTTGCCAGGATGATCACCCAGGCATGCACATCCCCCAGACAGCCTCCTTATTCCAAACTTTATAGAGAGAGAAGGCTCAGAAGGATCAGGTCTCCATCTTTTCTATGCCTATGACTATACTGCAGTTTGCACGGGCACAGTGCACAGTGTGCCAGTCCAACACCCTGGGAAGCATCTGCCCTGCTGTGCAAGGACAGCAATCTGTCATCTGTCAGGGCAAGGTCCATAACGTGTATCTGTCTCTTCACAGAGTGTTAAAGCAGTTAGGCACTCCTGCTGAGCTGACAATTTCCTCCAGGTCAGGACTGCAGCTTCTCTCCCTCCACGTGGAGCCCTGTGAATGCACTCTGTGCTTGGCTGGGCTTTCAGTGACCCAGGTTGTCCCCATCTCCACGTCACCTTGTTCAGCAGCACGTCTGACATGAACTCTACCTGTTCACACCTTCCAGCTGGGAGCATCCAAGCATGTCCAGGCTGCCTTCCCAAGCTTGTCCTGAATCTACATTTAGATCAGTTTGACTGGGTTACTGCAAAAACctaaagcacaaaaaaaagaagcagctgtGGACCAGGCACCTGAAGTTTGGAGTGCACTTCCCTGGGGTGTTGCTGTGAGTCCGTTGCCTTCTGGAAATGCTGTAAAGGTGCTGTGCTTTGTGTCACTGGGATGCAATGATACCCAGAGCCAAAGCACATCCCAGGTAGGGAACTGACTGGCAAGCAAATGGAACCAGCAATCCCACTGGGACTGGCTAAGGAAGCCAGATTTCACTCTGCCTCTCACACTGTCAGGAGGGGATGAGTCCTGAGAACTTGGATCAGGCCAGACCCTGATCTAGGAAATGCTGATGCTCTGTCCTTCCAGCAGCAATACACTCCATTCCTGATGGAAAAGTGACTGCATGCAAGGCAACTCCACTGCTGCTTCTCCCCCTGATGAAGCAGGAATCAAGGTCAAAGCCaggtgcctgcagcaggcagtgctgcttctGTGCCTGACCTTCTTGGTTGTGTTCAGTGGCTCCAGCACAAAGGAGCTCTTTGGTGCAGCTGCTTTGTGCAGCCCTCACTGACAAAGGGACCGACTGAGAGTGGTACCTGTTGATCTTTGCTTTCTCACCTTTACCAGCCCCCTCTTGGACTGAATCAGAGCAATTTATTCCCTCCTCCACATCCAACACCACCCCTTCCCTGGCATTTTCTCTCACTAAAGCAAGGAACACTTCTATTAAGActttttccagcctttctctTGCCTCCCAGCTATCTGCAGGTTCTTCAGAGGTTCTCTCTGACAGACAGGGGAGTATAGGGTTaacagagcaggggctgcagaacagctccatAAATGCTCCATAAAAGTTTCCCCTGTAAATGGGAGAGAACCCCACTTCCAGTGCCTCTGCCTGGCATTTTCTCcttgctccctgcagccttATCCTGAGACACCCCACTCCTGGTAGCAGGACCTGTGGGACACCTTTGCACGCCTGCACTCAAAACAAGCTTCAGAAAGCTGTCTCTGTCTCACCAGCCTCTGCTtagagggaaaagcagcagcctcctggccCAGCTGCCTGAAGGCATGATGACCCCTGGCAGACCTGCAGGCACCTGGGGTGCAGTACCAGCCATGAAGGGTCAGTGTGCAATGGTGCCTCTGTGggtgcagccagagcagcactgaaggGAGTTCACTTTGCTCTCCTCTGTGCTTTTTACAGGTTTTCTGGTGCCTGGTTGAACAGAGAGGCAGAAGGAGccactgctgagagcaggctCTGCTGAGGTGCCTGGTTTATAtaggggcaggaggcagaggttgcttcccctgcacacacagccaggcCTGGCAGCGCTTGGCCTCAACGTGGAGTTGTTGAGTTAGTGAAATTTCCTTCAGACAATAcagcaggaaaggcagaaaCAGTTAACTGGCTTCTCTTCTCCTCAGTCTTTCTCCAAGATTTATGGCAAGGAGTTAACTCTTTCCATTTCAGCAAAACACTGCACTAGTGCTGTGTTTGAGGACACATCCTAGACAGGGTTTCTCTTAAACTCATGGCATTGCACTGAGCTAATTAGGATCCCCCATAGTTCAGGACTCTTTTTCTAACAGCCAATAAAGTCTGCTACCTTTACAAATTTCTAATGTCAAAAAACTGAAGAGCAGCTTCAAATTAAAACATGAAAGCTCTTTTTAACACTGGTGTCACCCTGTACCCCATCCTCAATGAAGCCTGGCTGTGTGAGTCTTCCCCTAAGCACATCCAGCTTGTTCTCATCTCTGGGCAGTCTCATGAATTTCTCATGCACTCAGCTGTGCATTTACTCAGCATACTGTGCATGTGCAGGGAGTCCAGCTGTCAGTGCCAATGCTATCCTCAAATAATGTGCTCTGGACACATCCACACCTGATCTAAGCCCACTGAACTCAGCACCACCACATGCTTTGGCTAGTGCTGTTAAGCACTGGCACCGGTGCCACTGTTCTAATCAACTGATGTCTGATCCCCCGAGAAATGCAGGAGACCACTGCTAATTTGGACCACGTCTGATTTTAACTATGCTCCTAGAATGACAGTATTAGGTCTGTAATTACAATGCAGTATCCCCAGGGAGCTGGTGCAAGTATGTGCAGAATGTTCATTAAATGATTTTTCTTGTCTGTGCACTCAAGACTTTTCCCCATTTCAGAAACACACAAAGGCAAGCTTAGCCACAGAGTGCTTCATGACAACTGCTTCACCTGATAATCCTGAGAGGGTCTTGCCCACTTCCTGGGGGACTGGCGCTGAAATCAGAGCCTGTCATTGCTGTGGACATCTAAGCAGCCTCTGAGGAATTAATAAAGAGGAAACaacctcctctccctgctggctgggtctCTTCAGGTCAGGGCTGAGATTCATCAATGTTTTGGAGCACAGACACTTGCCTGTTCCCTGCATCCTCTGTGGGTAAATACAGGACTTAACTTTCCAGTTCTCTGAACTATTAGCCAATTGGGAAATTTTAATTACAAGccagaaatgggggaaaaaaaaacccaaaccaaaacaacacaaagCACATCAATTCATACAGAGAGTGGTAATTGCATGCATGCTGCTCAGAGGCAGGCTTCTCTTCATGTCTGATTAAAAATTTTTCTATGAAATAATTGCTTGAAGAAGGAATGGAGGTGAACAAGCATTTAGAAACTGCAGATTATGACCCATCATTGCTGCTTGCCATTCCACACGGCACTTAAAATGTGTAGCTCTGCACAGACACAACCAAACTCTCCTTTACCACACCTTAAAATACCAATTCACCTTGGTGCATCAGAACTTTTCCCCAACTTATTCTAGTTGTCCTTGGGATCACTCAAAGTCACTCTCAGGCTGGAGGCGTTAAGCCAGTGAGCAAGACACGCTGTTTGTGCAcccaagctgtgctgggatggcagctctgcccacagcagctcccctcGGTCCTGAGTGCTGAGGCATCTCACCGGCAGCCCCTTGGGGGGAAGCAGCTGCTCAGTGCCTGTCTGGGCTCAGACAGTGCTGCCCATGTGATGCTCGTGTGGCATCGGCAcggctggggctgtgtgctgccagtgctgctcacaggtGTTCACATCCAAGCTTGGGACatcctttccttccttgtttATGCTGCTTCTAGCTTTTCCCATTCCAAGCATCTCTATAATGTCTTTGTCCCCTTTTTGAGCAGGAAATTTTGCTCAGGACTATACACTCTGGAGACTGGTGCCTGTCAGCTGGGACTTTATTCTGAGCCCTGTACCTGCACTCAGGGGTCTCAGTGCCAGCATTGTCATTGCCTTTGCAGCACACTGACCTCAAGACTGGACTTTCCAcctcctgtcctgctccacCAGCCACAGGGGCAGGCTCATGAGTATGACAACTGCCTGCTAAGCTTCTGACAGCGTGCTCCTTCCCCAGTCAAGTTCTGTGGT from Ammospiza caudacuta isolate bAmmCau1 chromosome 17, bAmmCau1.pri, whole genome shotgun sequence encodes the following:
- the GPR139 gene encoding probable G-protein coupled receptor 139; translation: MEHNHLHLHNGSLLAHHRYGCGLGYAPVVYYSLLLCLGLPANILTVIILSQLVARRQKSSYNYLLALAAADILVLFFIVFVDFLMEDFILNKQMPQVLDKIIEVLEFSSIHTSIWITVPLTIDRYIAVCHPLRYHTVSYPARTRKVIVSVYITCFLTSIPYYWWPNIWIEDYISTSVHHVLIWVHCFTVYLVPCSIFFILNSIIVYKLRRKSNFRLRGYSTGKTTAILFTITSIFAILWAPRIIMILYHLYVSPINNSWLVHIVSDIANMLALLNTAINFFLYCFISKRFRTMAAATLKAFFKCQKQPVQFYTNHNFSITSSPWISPANSHCIKMLVYQYDKNGKPIKISP